The following proteins are co-located in the Flavobacterium sp. CECT 9288 genome:
- a CDS encoding OmpA family protein: protein MKNLMFALVFAGAVSSVNAQTETKEVKNTDYNKWSIELAGGVNKPQRPLGSGYFTSTPSPYVADLGVRYMFNNKFGLKADFGYNSFEGKSNSANFDTKYYRANLQAVANLGRIMSFETWTNTIGLLGHAGFGLAQLEDQNSALKDRMGNFMAGITGQIKLSNRIALTGDFTTILNAAQDATFDASSTSNARGFSGLMFNGTVGLTVYLGKNEKHADWVLDNNSEIDKLKQKIADIETSMLDTDKDGVADYLDQEPNTIGGVMVDTKGKSIDLNNNNVPDELESYLLKTYGNNTDKSAIVNNSTLIKNLINEGYVSTYFDYNKSTPTNVSTEGIDFILTYLRNNPSASVDIIGHADELGRSEYNDKLSTARANSVKDVLVKANVDASRLNVVAAGEDASVAKDSDAARKLVRRVTFRVK from the coding sequence ATGAAAAATTTAATGTTTGCATTAGTTTTTGCAGGTGCAGTTTCTTCTGTAAATGCTCAAACTGAAACTAAAGAAGTAAAAAATACAGATTACAACAAATGGTCTATTGAATTAGCTGGTGGTGTTAACAAACCACAAAGACCATTAGGATCAGGTTACTTTACTTCAACTCCAAGCCCTTATGTTGCAGATCTAGGTGTACGTTACATGTTTAACAATAAATTTGGTTTGAAAGCTGATTTTGGATACAACAGTTTTGAAGGAAAAAGCAACTCTGCTAATTTTGATACAAAATATTACAGAGCAAACCTTCAAGCAGTAGCAAACTTAGGTAGAATTATGAGCTTTGAAACTTGGACTAATACAATAGGTTTATTAGGTCATGCTGGTTTTGGTTTAGCTCAATTAGAAGATCAAAATTCTGCTTTAAAAGACAGAATGGGTAATTTTATGGCAGGTATTACAGGTCAAATTAAATTATCTAACAGAATTGCTCTTACAGGTGATTTCACAACGATCCTTAATGCTGCACAAGATGCAACTTTTGATGCTTCTTCAACTTCAAACGCAAGAGGATTCTCTGGATTGATGTTTAACGGTACTGTAGGTTTAACAGTTTACTTAGGTAAAAATGAAAAACATGCTGACTGGGTACTTGATAACAACAGCGAAATTGACAAATTAAAGCAAAAAATTGCTGATATCGAAACTTCTATGTTAGATACAGATAAAGATGGTGTTGCTGATTATTTAGATCAAGAGCCTAACACTATTGGTGGTGTAATGGTTGATACTAAAGGTAAATCTATTGACTTGAACAACAACAACGTTCCTGACGAATTAGAAAGCTATTTATTGAAAACTTACGGAAACAACACTGATAAATCAGCTATCGTAAACAACAGTACATTAATCAAAAACTTAATCAACGAAGGTTACGTAAGTACTTATTTTGATTATAACAAATCTACTCCAACAAACGTTTCTACTGAAGGAATTGATTTTATCTTAACTTACTTAAGAAACAACCCATCTGCATCAGTTGACATTATTGGTCATGCTGACGAGTTAGGAAGATCTGAGTACAATGATAAATTATCTACAGCAAGAGCTAACAGCGTAAAAGACGTTTTAGTTAAAGCTAATGTTGATGCTTCAAGATTGAACGTTGTTGCAGCTGGTGAAGATGCTTCAGTAGCAAAAGATTCAGATGCAGCTAGAAAATTAGTAAGAAGAGTTACTTTCAGAGTAAAATAA
- a CDS encoding HAD family hydrolase, with amino-acid sequence MALKVIAFDADDTLFINETYFLETEEKFCALMSDYLSHQGLSQELFKVEIANLKLYGYGIKGYILSMIEAAMTISNNTIPIEIIEKIIQYGKELLEKPIVLLDGVQETLQALHGKYKLVVATKGDLLDQRRKLHNSGLGHYFHHIEVMSDKQEIDYTDLIKRLEIQPSEFFMIGNSLKSDVLPVLAIGGYAVHIPFHTTWAHEKIDHKVEHENFKTIEKLTDILEFIAL; translated from the coding sequence ATGGCTCTAAAAGTAATTGCCTTCGACGCTGATGACACCTTATTCATCAACGAAACCTATTTTCTAGAAACCGAAGAGAAATTTTGTGCACTCATGAGTGATTATTTGTCACATCAAGGATTGTCGCAGGAATTATTTAAGGTAGAAATTGCCAATTTAAAATTATACGGCTACGGAATAAAAGGGTACATATTATCCATGATTGAGGCTGCAATGACAATTTCGAACAACACGATTCCTATTGAAATTATTGAAAAAATCATTCAGTACGGCAAAGAACTTTTAGAAAAACCTATTGTTTTACTAGATGGTGTTCAAGAAACCCTACAAGCGTTACACGGAAAATACAAACTGGTGGTGGCCACCAAAGGTGATTTATTAGACCAGCGTAGAAAATTACACAATTCAGGTTTAGGTCATTATTTTCATCATATTGAAGTGATGTCAGACAAGCAGGAGATTGATTATACAGACTTGATTAAACGATTAGAAATTCAACCCTCTGAATTTTTCATGATAGGCAATTCATTGAAATCCGATGTTCTTCCTGTTTTAGCCATAGGCGGATACGCCGTTCATATCCCATTTCACACCACTTGGGCACATGAAAAAATTGATCACAAAGTAGAGCATGAAAACTTTAAAACCATTGAAAAACTTACCGACATCTTAGAATTCATAGCTTTGTAA
- a CDS encoding NAD-dependent epimerase/dehydratase family protein — protein sequence MTKSFNIGITCIGTGVGQSVINSCKLSYLPIKTFGFGNNTLAYGLFDCDFFIQTLDVNDDGYIDQLIKLCKNHFIDLIIPGADDEILIFSKNITKFHNANIKVIVAEYNLIKFCQDKYKMTEELNEIAPIFVKSFSKETFIKSYNDKKINFPVIAKPRFGSGSRGVQIINNLAEIEDLNDTSVIQEIALPHNDDLERKRYALKLKQNCNEQVSEISIQIVTDYQGDFIGSMISQNKLKNGIPIEILPLKNEYIECEISKLLPFLKSMGLKGPINFQGRLTDNGLKLFEINTRFTGITGVRASMGFNEVEICIKEWLKIDFCRNSLFVNLNKFGLRQVADKAVNRDKLLKNNQNDNSLKKNKIVLLTGATGYLGRNLIAKLIENNDTFEIWVLVRDKKKAKEILPENVVCFDNLDLNNGKFNMGNVDILVHAGFARPHLSPSEIAESLAFTSDLFKKAVENQIPNIINISSQSVYGQIELPPWSETSKTGPNTTYGMAKYASELLLSEIANQYKHINHTSIRLGTLTGGAKGLLNIGVSVNLVLKALKSDKIVINCGGKQIVEILDIRDAIDGIITILNASSQNWKPVYNLGSSSPIKLLDLTNLIVDFVSEKKGLTKSKIEINDEGNAVNFGMNCQEFYKNFNWIPKYSVKDSISSLVEHYV from the coding sequence ATGACAAAATCATTTAATATTGGTATAACATGTATTGGCACTGGAGTGGGACAATCAGTAATCAATTCATGTAAACTATCATATTTGCCAATAAAAACATTTGGTTTTGGGAATAACACATTAGCTTATGGCTTATTTGATTGCGACTTTTTTATTCAAACTCTTGATGTTAATGATGATGGATATATTGATCAACTGATTAAATTGTGTAAAAATCATTTTATAGATTTAATAATACCAGGAGCAGATGATGAAATTTTGATATTTTCAAAAAACATAACTAAGTTTCATAATGCAAATATAAAAGTAATTGTAGCAGAATACAATCTAATTAAATTTTGTCAAGACAAATATAAAATGACCGAGGAATTAAATGAAATTGCTCCAATATTTGTAAAAAGTTTTTCAAAAGAAACTTTTATAAAATCTTATAACGACAAGAAAATCAATTTCCCTGTTATTGCTAAGCCAAGATTTGGTTCAGGTTCAAGAGGCGTTCAAATCATAAATAATCTAGCGGAAATTGAAGATCTCAATGATACTTCTGTAATTCAGGAAATAGCTTTGCCACATAATGATGATCTTGAAAGAAAAAGATACGCATTAAAATTAAAGCAAAATTGTAATGAACAAGTTTCGGAAATTTCTATTCAAATTGTAACAGACTATCAAGGCGATTTTATAGGCAGTATGATTTCGCAGAACAAGCTCAAAAATGGAATTCCAATTGAAATATTGCCTTTAAAAAATGAATATATAGAATGTGAAATATCTAAATTATTACCTTTTTTAAAATCTATGGGGTTAAAAGGACCTATAAATTTTCAAGGGCGTTTGACTGACAATGGGTTGAAATTATTTGAAATTAACACCCGATTTACAGGCATTACTGGAGTAAGAGCTTCTATGGGATTTAATGAAGTTGAAATATGCATTAAAGAATGGTTAAAAATTGATTTCTGTAGAAATAGTTTGTTTGTGAATTTAAATAAATTCGGACTTAGGCAAGTTGCTGACAAAGCAGTTAATAGAGACAAATTACTTAAAAACAATCAAAATGACAATTCACTTAAAAAAAATAAAATTGTTTTACTTACAGGTGCCACAGGTTATTTAGGACGGAATTTAATCGCTAAATTAATTGAAAATAATGATACTTTCGAAATATGGGTGTTGGTCAGGGACAAAAAAAAGGCAAAAGAAATATTGCCTGAAAACGTAGTTTGTTTTGACAACTTAGATTTAAACAACGGAAAGTTTAATATGGGTAATGTTGACATACTTGTTCATGCAGGTTTTGCAAGACCCCATTTATCACCTTCAGAAATCGCTGAAAGCTTAGCTTTTACTTCCGATTTATTTAAAAAAGCAGTTGAAAATCAAATCCCAAATATTATTAATATTTCTTCTCAAAGTGTTTATGGGCAAATCGAATTACCGCCTTGGTCCGAAACTTCAAAAACAGGTCCAAATACCACGTATGGTATGGCAAAATATGCCTCTGAATTATTACTCTCAGAAATAGCAAATCAATATAAACATATTAATCACACTTCTATTAGGCTGGGCACACTGACTGGGGGAGCTAAAGGTTTATTAAATATTGGAGTCAGCGTGAATTTAGTTTTAAAAGCTTTAAAATCGGACAAAATTGTAATAAACTGTGGGGGCAAACAAATTGTTGAAATATTAGATATAAGAGATGCTATTGACGGAATCATTACAATATTAAACGCTTCAAGTCAAAATTGGAAACCCGTTTATAATTTAGGCTCATCTTCTCCAATAAAATTACTTGATTTAACAAATTTAATTGTTGATTTTGTTTCCGAGAAAAAAGGTTTAACCAAGTCAAAAATTGAAATAAACGACGAAGGGAATGCAGTAAATTTTGGAATGAATTGTCAAGAATTTTATAAAAATTTTAATTGGATTCCAAAATATTCTGTGAAAGATTCCATAAGTTCATTAGTCGAGCATTATGTTTAA
- the metG gene encoding methionine--tRNA ligase, with product MIQNPKRYTITAALPYTNGPIHIGHLAGVYVPSDIYSRYLRLQGRDVLFVCGSDEHGVAISMKAKKEGITPQQVIDKYDGIIRKSFSDFGISFDNYSRTSAKIHHDTASEFFKKLYEQGDFIEEVTEQLYDAKADQFLADRFVMGTCPKCGNEEAYGDQCEKCGSTLNATDLINPKSTITGETPIMKSTKHWFLPLDRYEDFLKEWILVGHKSDWKPNVYGQVKSWIDGGLEPRAVTRDLDWGIDVPVEGAEGKKLYVWFDAPIGYISATKEWALREGKDWEPYWKDQDTKLVHFIGKDNIVFHCVIFPAMLKAEGSYILPDNVPANEFLNLEGNKLSTSKNWAVWLHEYLEEFPNQQDVLRYALTSNAPETKDNDFTWKDFQARNNNELVAIFGNFINRVVVLTNKYYDGIVPTPNEFSELDEQTLAELKAYPSVISSSIERYRFREALGEMMNVARLGNKYLADEEPWKMIKTDEERTKTQMYVALQIAAVLSSLCEPFLPFTSVKLSRMLNININNWNLEFEDWNLLPAGHQIGQAELLFSKIEDEEIQKQIDKLEATKTANKAENKVAEPQKELIQFEDFAKMDIRTGTILEAEKMPKANKLLILKVDTGIDIRTIVSGIAESFKPEDIIGKRVTVLVNLAPRNLRGVESQGMILMTTNTEGKLVFVNPDTDGVANGEGIN from the coding sequence ATTTGGCGGGTGTTTACGTACCGTCAGACATATATTCAAGATATTTAAGATTGCAAGGAAGAGACGTTTTGTTTGTTTGCGGAAGCGATGAACACGGTGTGGCTATCTCTATGAAAGCCAAAAAAGAAGGCATTACGCCTCAGCAAGTAATTGATAAATACGATGGTATTATCCGTAAATCGTTCTCTGATTTTGGAATTTCATTTGATAATTATTCAAGAACTTCGGCTAAAATTCATCATGACACGGCTTCGGAATTTTTCAAAAAACTGTATGAACAAGGCGATTTTATTGAAGAAGTAACCGAACAATTGTATGATGCTAAAGCAGATCAGTTTTTAGCAGATCGTTTTGTAATGGGAACTTGCCCAAAATGTGGCAACGAAGAAGCATACGGCGACCAATGCGAAAAATGTGGATCTACGCTGAATGCTACCGATTTGATTAATCCAAAATCAACCATTACGGGAGAGACTCCCATCATGAAATCTACAAAACACTGGTTTTTACCTCTAGACCGTTACGAAGATTTCTTGAAAGAATGGATTCTGGTAGGACATAAAAGTGACTGGAAACCGAATGTTTACGGACAAGTAAAGTCATGGATTGACGGTGGATTAGAGCCTCGTGCCGTAACGCGTGACCTAGATTGGGGAATTGATGTTCCTGTTGAAGGTGCCGAAGGCAAAAAATTATACGTATGGTTTGATGCTCCTATTGGATACATATCAGCTACCAAAGAATGGGCTTTGCGCGAAGGAAAAGATTGGGAACCGTACTGGAAAGATCAAGACACAAAACTGGTTCACTTTATTGGGAAAGACAATATTGTATTTCATTGCGTGATTTTCCCGGCAATGCTAAAAGCCGAGGGAAGTTATATCTTACCGGACAATGTTCCTGCAAATGAGTTCTTGAACTTAGAGGGCAATAAATTATCTACGTCAAAAAATTGGGCGGTTTGGTTGCACGAATATTTAGAAGAATTCCCAAATCAGCAAGATGTATTGCGTTATGCCTTAACATCAAATGCTCCAGAAACGAAGGATAATGATTTTACTTGGAAAGACTTTCAAGCTAGAAACAACAATGAACTGGTAGCGATTTTTGGAAATTTCATCAATCGTGTGGTGGTTTTAACCAATAAATATTACGACGGAATTGTCCCTACTCCTAACGAATTTTCTGAGTTAGACGAACAAACTTTGGCTGAATTGAAAGCCTATCCATCAGTAATTTCAAGTTCTATCGAAAGATATAGATTTAGAGAAGCACTTGGTGAAATGATGAATGTAGCAAGACTCGGAAATAAATATTTGGCCGATGAAGAGCCTTGGAAGATGATTAAAACTGATGAAGAACGTACAAAAACTCAAATGTATGTTGCTTTGCAAATTGCTGCAGTTTTGAGTTCGCTTTGTGAGCCGTTCTTGCCTTTTACTTCTGTAAAATTGTCAAGAATGTTGAATATCAACATCAACAATTGGAATTTGGAATTTGAAGATTGGAATTTATTACCCGCTGGTCACCAAATTGGTCAAGCCGAATTACTTTTCTCTAAAATTGAAGACGAAGAAATCCAAAAACAAATCGATAAATTAGAAGCAACCAAAACCGCTAACAAAGCCGAGAATAAAGTAGCTGAACCACAAAAAGAGCTTATTCAATTTGAGGATTTCGCCAAAATGGATATCCGTACAGGAACCATTTTAGAGGCTGAAAAAATGCCAAAAGCCAACAAACTTTTAATTTTAAAGGTAGATACTGGAATTGATATTCGAACGATAGTTTCGGGAATTGCCGAAAGTTTCAAACCAGAGGATATCATTGGGAAACGCGTAACTGTTTTAGTGAATTTGGCACCAAGAAACTTACGTGGCGTAGAAAGTCAAGGTATGATTTTAATGACTACAAATACCGAAGGAAAACTAGTGTTTGTAAATCCAGATACGGATGGTGTGGCGAATGGGGAAGGGATAAATTAG